From Microbacterium rhizosphaerae:
GCGTTCGAGCAGCTCGAGCCGCTCGGCGACATCACCCTGCGCTGGACCGCCGAGCGGTGGTCGGAGGAGAACCTGGCCACCTTGGGAGCCGACTATGACAGATGACGTGATCGAAGCCGCCGAACAGATCGAGATGGCACCCCTGACCGAGCGGCTGGAGGCGATCCTCGTGATCGCCGACGAGCCGCTGAGCCTCGTGATGCTCGCGACGGCGACCTCGGCGCCCGTGCCCGCCGTGCGGCAGGCCGTCGAGACGCTCGTCGAGGACTACGACGGCACGAGCGGCGGTCCGCGGCGCGGCTTCGAGCTGCGCGAGGTCGGCGGTGGATGGCGGCTGTACGCGCGAGCCGAGCACGACGGCCTCGTCACGGACTTCGTCAACACCCAGGCGCCGTCGCGGCTGTCGCAGGCCGCGCTCGAGACGCTCGCGGTCATCGCCTACAAGCAGCCCGTCTCGCGCGGGCAGGTGGCATCCATCCGCGCCGTCAATGTGGACTCGGTCGTGCGCACGCTCCTCGCCCGCGGGCTCGTGACCGAGGTGGGGACGGATGCCGAGACCGGCGCCATCCTGTACGGCACGACGGACGCGCTCCTCGTGAACCTCGGGATCAACTCGCTCGACGAGCTGCCGCACATCTCGCCGCTGCTCGACGGACCCGACGACACCGACGTGTTCGAGGCGGCGGCGCGATGACCCCTCGACAGGCTCAGGGACCGGAGGGCGAAGCGGAGGGCGTCCGGCTGCAGAAGGTTCTCGCGAACGCGGGGGTCGCGTCGCGTCGCGTGGCCGAGCAGCTCATCGTCGAGGGGCGTGTGCGCGTGAACGGCGTGGTCGTGACCGAGCTGGGCTCGCGCATCGACCCGGAGACGGCGATCGTGGACGTGGACGGCACCGCGATCCAGCTCGACCAGTCCAAGCGGTACGTCATGCTCAACAAGCCCACCGGCGTCGTCAGCTCGATGAAGGACGAGCGGGGTCGCCCCGACCTGCGGGCATTCACGAAGGACTGGCCGGAGCGCCTCTACAACGTGGGGCGACTGGATGCCGAGACCTCCGGCCTTCTCGTCCTCACGAACGACGGCGAGCTGGCGCACGTGCTGGCCCACCCGTCGTTCGGCGTCACCAAGGTGTACATCGCGAAGGTCGACGGGCGCGTGACGCCGCAGACCATCGCGCGACTCACGCGGGGCGTCGACCTCGAGGACGGCCCGATCGCCGCCGACAAGGCGCGGCTCCTGGATGCGTCGGCCCGAGGCGGTGCGGGCGGCACGAGCCTCGTCGAGCTGACCCTCCACTCCGGGCGCAACCGGATCGTGCGGCGGATGATGGCGGCTGTCGGGCACCCCGTGATCGAACTCGTCCGGCGGCAGTTCGGCCCGCTGCACCTGGGAACCCTCCCGGCGGGCCAGGCGCGCGAGTTGACTAAAGTTGAACGGGGCGCATTGCTGACGCTGTCGCGCCAGGCGACGGGCGCGGGGCCCGAGGGGGATCAGGAGGCCCGGTGAGCGACGTTTCGACCGGCGCAGGAGACGCACGCGTCGGCGCCGACGCGGGCCCGAAGAGCGCCCGTTCCGGACGCGTCGCCGCGCGCACCCGCGGCACGGTGCGCATCGTCGGCGCGGGCCTGCTCGGCTCCAGCGTCGGCCACGCGCTGACCAACCTCGGGGTCGATGTCGCCCTCGACGACACCTCTCCCGCGCAGTTGCGGCTCGCCGTGGACTACGGCGCCGGTCGTGCAGCCCGGCCGGACGACCGGCCGTCGCTCGTCGTCGTCGCCGTGCCGCCGGATGTCACCGCCGACGTCATCGAGCGCGAGCTCGTGGCGCATCCCGATGCCGTCGTGACGGATGTCGCGAGCGTCAAGCTCGAGCCGCTGCGCGCGCTGCAGGGGCGCGGGGTCGACCTCACGCACTACATCGGCTCGCACCCGCTCGCCGGCCGCGAGCGGGGAGGCGCGATCTCCGCCCGGGCCGACATCTTCGTCGGCCGCCCGTGGGTCGTGTGCCGCGACGGCGACACCTCGACCGCGGACCTCGCGATCGTGGAAGGCCTCGCCCTCGACCTCGGCGCCACGCCGATCGAGATGGCGCCCGACGAGCACGACCGCGCCGTCGCGCTCACCTCGCACGTGCCTCAGCTCGTGGCGAGCCTGCTCGCCGGGCGGTTCCCCGAGGCTCCGGAGGGCTCGCTGCGCCTCGCCGGCCAGGGTGTGCGCGACACCACGCGGATCGCGGCATCCGCCCCCGAGTTGTGGGTGCAGATCCTCGGCGCCAACGCGACCCCCGTGGTCGACGTGCT
This genomic window contains:
- the scpB gene encoding SMC-Scp complex subunit ScpB, with translation MTDDVIEAAEQIEMAPLTERLEAILVIADEPLSLVMLATATSAPVPAVRQAVETLVEDYDGTSGGPRRGFELREVGGGWRLYARAEHDGLVTDFVNTQAPSRLSQAALETLAVIAYKQPVSRGQVASIRAVNVDSVVRTLLARGLVTEVGTDAETGAILYGTTDALLVNLGINSLDELPHISPLLDGPDDTDVFEAAAR
- a CDS encoding pseudouridine synthase, with translation MTPRQAQGPEGEAEGVRLQKVLANAGVASRRVAEQLIVEGRVRVNGVVVTELGSRIDPETAIVDVDGTAIQLDQSKRYVMLNKPTGVVSSMKDERGRPDLRAFTKDWPERLYNVGRLDAETSGLLVLTNDGELAHVLAHPSFGVTKVYIAKVDGRVTPQTIARLTRGVDLEDGPIAADKARLLDASARGGAGGTSLVELTLHSGRNRIVRRMMAAVGHPVIELVRRQFGPLHLGTLPAGQARELTKVERGALLTLSRQATGAGPEGDQEAR
- a CDS encoding prephenate dehydrogenase; the protein is MSDVSTGAGDARVGADAGPKSARSGRVAARTRGTVRIVGAGLLGSSVGHALTNLGVDVALDDTSPAQLRLAVDYGAGRAARPDDRPSLVVVAVPPDVTADVIERELVAHPDAVVTDVASVKLEPLRALQGRGVDLTHYIGSHPLAGRERGGAISARADIFVGRPWVVCRDGDTSTADLAIVEGLALDLGATPIEMAPDEHDRAVALTSHVPQLVASLLAGRFPEAPEGSLRLAGQGVRDTTRIAASAPELWVQILGANATPVVDVLDALAADLARVSDALRAPDAPGSRRTVAETIRLGNEGVDLLPGKHGQNRRFEQIVVMVDDTPGQLGRLFGELGELEVNVEDLRLEHSPGAQFGLAEISIEPTAVRRAIEGLEARGWKIASTTND